From the genome of Varibaculum prostatecancerukia, one region includes:
- a CDS encoding FtsX-like permease family protein, with product MSSTSTASPATSSRAQNLNWLTFHLTKARFRSRQGESLLYLASILAYTVCSGLALTVAGGTYMFYNRWMSPTGIAAQLLKADASFEIILKFYFLLAVLACTLILPPLSSLATKAAVLGARGREKRLASLRLLGVSSAEVTKMTLLDALIQAAIGSLIGTALYLATLPAWTFLEIEAKYITVKEMLLPWWLLLIVLAAIILLGQLSSWWGMQQVRVSPLGVTRRASQPALRIWRLVAAVAIFIAAFIVSQATLGLSKTWTIAIVSAVVLVVILGFNLLGPYLLQLNARLLAKVPIPAMVLASRRIVADPKTTWRRVSGMGFLAFLAGFVAMSPVLVNGEDSDRLADNFITATRWDFQTGAMITLAVSFALCACAMLITQAATVIENAEQSRALAKMGAPRGFELRSMWLETLGPLAVSVLGGGILGLVAAMPMVQMLKEQTGQTPENSVTQMCLLMLAGLAVTAASILASHPLHRRLRLLQQRAND from the coding sequence ATGTCGAGCACTAGTACAGCCAGCCCAGCAACCTCCTCGCGCGCACAAAACCTCAACTGGTTAACCTTTCATCTCACCAAAGCCCGTTTCCGCTCTCGCCAGGGTGAATCTCTGCTTTATTTGGCGTCAATCCTGGCCTATACGGTGTGTTCCGGATTGGCGTTAACGGTTGCCGGCGGCACCTATATGTTTTATAACCGCTGGATGTCCCCAACGGGAATTGCCGCCCAGCTACTTAAAGCCGATGCGAGTTTCGAAATCATTCTAAAGTTCTATTTCCTCTTAGCCGTTTTGGCCTGCACCTTGATCCTCCCCCCTTTAAGCTCGCTTGCTACTAAAGCGGCAGTATTGGGGGCACGAGGACGCGAAAAGCGTTTAGCCTCCCTACGCCTGTTGGGTGTGTCCTCCGCGGAGGTAACCAAGATGACCCTGCTAGATGCACTGATCCAAGCAGCTATCGGTTCCCTGATCGGTACTGCCCTTTATTTAGCAACCCTGCCTGCCTGGACATTTCTTGAAATAGAAGCCAAATATATAACGGTTAAAGAAATGCTGCTGCCCTGGTGGCTGCTGTTGATAGTGCTAGCGGCAATTATCTTGCTGGGGCAGCTTTCTTCCTGGTGGGGAATGCAGCAGGTAAGAGTTTCTCCCTTGGGAGTAACCCGCAGAGCGAGCCAACCAGCGCTGCGCATTTGGCGACTGGTAGCTGCGGTAGCTATTTTTATCGCCGCTTTTATTGTCAGCCAGGCGACCTTGGGGTTATCAAAAACCTGGACGATAGCGATAGTCTCCGCCGTTGTCCTGGTAGTTATTTTGGGGTTTAACTTGCTGGGACCCTACCTGTTGCAACTAAATGCCCGCTTGCTGGCAAAGGTGCCGATTCCTGCGATGGTACTGGCGTCTCGGCGAATAGTGGCCGACCCCAAGACTACTTGGCGGCGCGTCAGCGGTATGGGGTTCTTAGCTTTTCTCGCGGGTTTCGTAGCCATGTCGCCAGTACTGGTCAATGGGGAAGATTCTGATCGCCTGGCTGACAACTTTATTACAGCCACCCGTTGGGATTTCCAAACTGGAGCCATGATTACCTTGGCGGTCAGTTTCGCGCTTTGTGCCTGTGCCATGTTGATTACCCAAGCGGCAACGGTGATTGAAAATGCCGAGCAGTCCCGGGCTCTGGCGAAAATGGGCGCCCCGCGCGGCTTCGAATTGCGCTCGATGTGGCTGGAAACCTTGGGTCCACTTGCAGTATCCGTGCTAGGAGGAGGCATCTTAGGACTAGTAGCCGCTATGCCGATGGTGCAAATGTTAAAGGAACAAACCGGACAAACCCCCGAGAATTCGGTGACCCAAATGTGCCTGTTAATGCTGGCCGGTTTAGCGGTTACGGCCGCTTCAATTCTCGCTAGCCACCCCCTGCATCGGCGTTTACGTCTGCTGCAGCAACGCGCTAATGACTAG
- a CDS encoding ABC transporter ATP-binding protein: MNQYQEKEVLSTDNITKSFGNVRALSGVSLQIHEGESVAIMGPSGSGKSTLLHCLSGVLVPESGKVLFRGEDIAAQKDVKRSRLRLSQFGFVFQDGQLIPELPARENVALPLVLTGTLLPKALKRADQLLSQLGLSELKKRRPGDMSGGQAQRVAIARALIGNPKVVFADEPSGALDQATGYEMMETLTRETQRCGAALVLVTHDINVAKWCSRLIEIRDGQIHSDRALAPQSRRA; encoded by the coding sequence ATGAATCAATATCAAGAAAAAGAGGTGCTCAGCACCGATAACATTACAAAAAGTTTCGGAAACGTTCGCGCCCTCTCCGGGGTTTCTCTCCAAATTCACGAGGGCGAGTCGGTGGCAATCATGGGGCCATCTGGGTCAGGAAAATCGACCCTGCTGCATTGCCTATCCGGCGTCCTCGTTCCCGAATCCGGAAAGGTCTTATTCCGGGGCGAGGATATCGCGGCGCAAAAAGATGTGAAGCGCTCCCGGCTGCGGCTTAGCCAGTTCGGGTTTGTGTTCCAAGACGGGCAACTCATCCCCGAGCTGCCTGCCCGCGAAAACGTGGCACTCCCCCTGGTCTTGACTGGCACCCTGCTGCCAAAAGCTTTAAAGCGCGCAGATCAACTGCTCTCCCAACTGGGACTTTCTGAGCTGAAAAAGCGGCGTCCCGGAGATATGTCTGGGGGTCAAGCACAGCGGGTAGCAATCGCCCGCGCCCTGATCGGCAACCCGAAAGTGGTTTTTGCAGATGAACCTTCTGGCGCTCTTGATCAAGCTACCGGATACGAAATGATGGAAACTTTAACCCGAGAAACACAACGCTGCGGGGCAGCATTAGTGCTGGTAACCCACGATATTAACGTAGCGAAATGGTGTTCACGTCTAATCGAGATTCGGGACGGTCAAATCCACTCCGATCGCGCTCTAGCGCCACAATCCAGGAGGGCATAA
- a CDS encoding ABC-F family ATP-binding cassette domain-containing protein produces MPAIILENISFSYSSKPLLENINLQVGEGERACLIGPNGCGKTTLLRIASQDLLPEQGKVKIEGTNTEFFQVPAIEHYRGSARDYLECALRPLRNIDTQFQDATTKMSQGIDTDQEGQRYDQILALMSCFDIWSLEARLKEVLARLGLRGVTGSGRDRSLSSMSPGERGRLQLVVTLIMKPEVLILDEPTNHLDARAIDFLVETVNKWRGAVLMSSHDRAFIEDTATVIYDMDVALWNELAKATGSSQVIGLYRCAGAYSKYLAEKTNARRKHRELHAAQQAEKRLLRKHRQEASKIARGGVRLASAEGKAKKFFADRAAATAQRRMRNDDKRGEHLSNQEVRRPRSYDLSFELNQPAVSTGIAVAARRATVAGRLAPVSFDLSCGEHLLVTGANGSGKSTLLNWIYSGHPPEGAQSSGTITGDRRVGLVPQQLPKENDPRFTSPVWENGIGEAGKGVLHPSLWTKPIPELSAGNQRRAQIALALATSPALLIIDEPTNYLDLETMQALEEALKEWTGTLVVASHDRWLINHWKGRKIYIH; encoded by the coding sequence ATGCCTGCCATCATTCTCGAAAATATTTCTTTTTCATATTCCTCTAAACCGCTGCTCGAAAACATCAATTTGCAGGTAGGGGAGGGTGAGCGTGCCTGTTTGATTGGTCCCAATGGTTGCGGGAAAACCACCCTGCTTCGCATCGCTTCCCAGGATCTTTTGCCAGAACAAGGCAAGGTCAAGATCGAGGGAACAAACACTGAGTTCTTCCAGGTGCCGGCGATTGAACATTATCGTGGAAGTGCCAGAGATTACCTCGAATGCGCGTTGCGTCCTCTGCGAAATATCGATACCCAGTTTCAGGACGCGACCACCAAAATGAGCCAGGGTATTGATACTGACCAGGAGGGACAGCGCTATGACCAGATACTTGCCTTAATGAGCTGTTTTGATATTTGGTCGCTCGAGGCGCGGCTCAAGGAGGTTTTGGCGAGGCTGGGATTGAGGGGGGTCACAGGATCAGGACGTGACCGCAGTTTAAGCAGTATGTCCCCGGGGGAGCGGGGGAGGCTGCAACTGGTGGTCACGCTAATCATGAAGCCCGAGGTGTTGATTTTGGATGAACCCACCAACCATTTAGACGCGCGTGCAATCGATTTTCTAGTAGAAACCGTTAATAAGTGGAGAGGCGCGGTTTTGATGTCGAGTCACGACCGGGCGTTTATCGAGGACACTGCCACGGTTATTTACGATATGGACGTAGCACTATGGAATGAACTAGCTAAAGCTACTGGTAGTAGTCAGGTTATTGGTCTTTATCGCTGCGCGGGCGCCTACTCGAAATATTTAGCCGAAAAAACGAATGCCCGCCGCAAGCATCGGGAATTACATGCAGCTCAGCAGGCCGAGAAACGGTTACTGAGAAAACATCGCCAGGAAGCTAGCAAGATAGCTCGCGGGGGCGTACGCCTGGCGAGCGCTGAGGGGAAAGCCAAGAAGTTTTTTGCGGATCGCGCTGCTGCCACCGCGCAGCGCCGAATGCGAAATGACGATAAACGAGGCGAGCATCTTAGCAACCAGGAAGTGCGTAGACCCCGTAGCTACGACCTGTCTTTTGAGCTCAATCAACCCGCTGTAAGCACCGGAATCGCGGTGGCTGCCCGTCGTGCCACAGTTGCCGGCCGCTTGGCGCCGGTCAGTTTTGATCTTTCCTGCGGAGAGCATCTGCTGGTCACTGGCGCTAATGGGTCAGGTAAATCTACCTTATTGAACTGGATCTATAGTGGGCATCCACCCGAGGGTGCGCAAAGTAGCGGCACAATCACCGGCGACCGGAGGGTCGGGCTGGTTCCTCAGCAGCTTCCTAAGGAAAACGATCCCAGGTTTACTAGCCCCGTTTGGGAAAATGGTATTGGCGAGGCCGGCAAAGGCGTCCTCCATCCTTCCCTGTGGACTAAGCCCATCCCGGAGCTGTCGGCCGGAAACCAGCGGCGAGCCCAAATTGCGTTAGCGCTGGCCACCTCTCCCGCCTTGCTCATAATTGATGAGCCCACTAACTACCTGGACTTGGAGACGATGCAAGCGCTGGAAGAAGCCTTAAAGGAGTGGACGGGAACCCTAGTTGTAGCAAGCCATGACCGGTGGCTAATCAACCATTGGAAAGGTAGAAAAATTTATATTCACTAG
- a CDS encoding type II toxin-antitoxin system RelB/DinJ family antitoxin gives MGASTLTVRIDSGLKEETAKVVENYGLDLSSVIRAFFTEIVNTESIPLSFDYRRPNAESLEAIRETEQMIARGEGKTYVSGRDVIEAALA, from the coding sequence ATGGGAGCTAGCACTTTAACTGTCAGAATTGATAGCGGGTTAAAAGAAGAAACAGCGAAAGTGGTGGAGAACTACGGTCTTGATTTGTCGTCGGTGATCCGCGCATTTTTCACTGAAATAGTGAACACTGAGTCCATCCCGCTATCCTTCGATTACCGGCGACCTAATGCCGAGAGTCTGGAAGCTATTCGTGAAACCGAGCAGATGATCGCGCGCGGTGAAGGTAAAACCTATGTAAGTGGTCGGGATGTTATCGAAGCAGCGTTAGCATGA
- a CDS encoding type II toxin-antitoxin system YafQ family toxin yields the protein MNGRLTAKFTSAFSRDLKKKAAKRQWNLDELEAVIDLILENSRESLGVLKQRHRMHKLSGQWGGSNECHVANAGDWLVIWRTCGQVAYFQRTGTHDELFRR from the coding sequence ATGAATGGGAGGCTTACAGCCAAGTTCACTTCTGCTTTTAGTAGGGATCTAAAGAAAAAAGCTGCTAAAAGACAGTGGAATCTCGATGAACTGGAGGCTGTCATTGATCTGATTTTAGAAAACTCGCGTGAATCGCTCGGTGTCCTGAAGCAACGCCACAGAATGCATAAGCTCTCGGGCCAATGGGGTGGGAGCAATGAGTGCCACGTGGCTAATGCGGGTGATTGGTTGGTGATTTGGAGAACCTGCGGCCAGGTTGCCTATTTTCAACGAACCGGAACTCACGATGAACTTTTTCGTAGGTAA